The DNA sequence gaatgtatcaaagttgcagttttttgacaagattgggcgagcaaagtctgtaggttttcggctcTACTCgactatttgacgaagtgagagccgaattagttcgagatatctcgagatcacttcgatttctttgatttattctttaactttttcgaggaagaaagaattactattttggcctgtccggggtttgaaccgactcacctgtgtgaaccgtcagatcagaggagactctaagttgagagattagccgattgcgctactgcgacccaaggtagtttggaatgtgaaaaatagttatgaaattatgcactagtttcgggacaagattgggcgtgcaagttcgtgacttttcggcttgtttcaactatttcacgaaatgagattggactacttcgtgatatcttgagatcacttcgagtttagtctttaattactcgaggaataaatagagaatatttcgtggccgcgcagagacacgaaatttctcttcgagtgttgaaaaagatttcacgagtgagccctcctttcgaactgttttatgatgaatttaaagttacaaaatgctgcacaaagacattttgtctttgttgagtgttacgtagtaaaattgctttcatgcgttgcgtgactttctcgaacgttctctacgtttttggattagccatgaataattaattagggcatgtttacatttcagcatgaatcagcagatttgcatcagttactgaaatcataaaatatgtcgaaaagctactactattcgcctttttagtattttctagaaccttatgtcaaacggtatacaagttctaagcgagttcttttgacgaactatgtttttttcccacgagctggactgctgtgtttagtcaagtgtgacgaaggtcgattttcaggttctgtgtttacaagttcgcggaagccgtaagatatctgaagttcaagtgagagtttgttattattggtagaggctgtttagttttactcaaagttcaagtcaagtttgtgtcggcggatgctgtgttttaaagctctgtaaaggctagttctctttggtgttaaacttccttgtgttaatccgacatccctgcgtgctgatagtcagtgaataattatcctccaaacattcgaactcgtgactttgagttttaaccaattccatgctcaacgtaattgactccttacccatgccttacatatctttaatcagtacatgagactgctatgctgtttttgaagcctgatgtgactaagaaaaatagagaattgttttttagaaggatttataTGGAGTTATCAGAGCATAAGTGGGCTAATATCGCGGAGacaatttgtcttgaaatgctagtttttggcaagtaggcctctttgATGTTGCTCTTTGCAGattatcctgacaaatcccataatttcacaccttactcttaccatatttgatttcttactattcctccgcatttacaattaattagttccacaaccacgacgccgaagtgtacgctagctccgtagcgtcttgttaaagactaaactcgaagtgatctcaagatatcacgaagcggtccggtctcatttcgtgaaatagttgaaacaagccgaaaagtcacgaacttgcacgcccaatcttgtcccgaaactagcgcatcatttcataactatttttcatatgccaaactaccttgggtcgcagtagcgcaatcggctaatccctcaacttagagtctcctccgatctgacgggtcacacaggtgagtcggttcaaaccccgggaaagccaaaataataattctttcttcctcgaaaaacttaaagaataaatcaaagaaatcgaagtgatctcgaggtATCTCGAATTAATTCGGTTCTCACTTCGttaaatagccgaataaaaccgaaaacctacagactttgcatgcccaatcttgtcaaaaaattgtaactttgatacattcctgagcgtcgcgaaacctttacttcgcgctccgccgaagtaattattgtgtcaactagcttcttccaattgtATTCCCTAACGCTATTGTTTCTACTTACGTTACTCacctttactaaataaaatacgtttcaataactataatgcttagtatgcaggaaggatgtatcatgttgttcacttattattattattttgttttaccggaacgaaaaaaaaaggtctgttgaactttgtaagcgagagaataatatttttaaagcttgtttacagaattaacaatactcggtacagcttttaaaaaaataagctgcctttcaaacttgtaaaaccacattttataggccgcatactttcaagttaaagtccatatctaaatatcaattattactTCACTGGAacagctttgaaaatatatgatctttttttatactctaccttgaagcgggtgaaacacaactcataaatacgtgcgttgtgccgttcgcgatagccgaatcGGTCACAAATGTCTTGAAGAAGCATctacactaaaatatgaacccttaaacagctgcatcactgttcacagcgtttgaatcatgaagatattttatgtaatgcttccaaacacctgtacccataataaaagaagaaaaaattgtgaaggatcaagatggcggtctcaaagtgcccttgttcgacctctaccaatgccatgtttaaatagatgccaagatctcattggttcctaagcatcaactcatagtaccttcaaccttattggctcttgcaacaaacatcccaacataaaaagccacaaagatacaaatccacaaagatacatacgctcacaccactgacatatgagctattttttcaaaatagctcaaaaaggAAGAAGGACACCTGCTCTCAGGTTACCATTCACAAGAAATGAGTGCCAGTCATGATCAGTGAAGTGGAAAGGCTAGTATTCAGTGTTTGCAGGAATACCCAATTCACTTTTTATTTCAACTGTATGACTAAATAGCCCTCTGAACAACACTAAACTGTGTTTGAAAAACACACTATTTTAGCTTACCTGTATCATTTAAGCAACACGATGACTTCAAATGACTATAAACAAAATGAGCCAAAATTGTCGTTTATCTTTGTCGAATCTATCGCGTGACGCCTTGTTGTTTGTGACCTAAATTTTAGGTCAGATTGCGATTTTATGGAGTCGGCGCCCGttcgaaaattttacaagatcccagaaaaacaaaactttaacttttaagGAATGTATTTGAGGAATTTGTGGAAGTAATATCAACGATTTTCAGGCACTACCACATCCCTTTCCATCGCGATGATTTAACCCTACTTTTGCATGTCCTTGAAGGGCTGTAAATGTTCCTTCAAATTTCGAGTTTATTTCTTACATAAATAACCTGAGACAAAAACTAGCCATATAATTCAATAAAGCAAGGCCCCTACTGACTAGTTATAGCAAAAGAAGACTAGCTGCTATGTTTTAGATCGAACTCGATTATTTTGAACATAGGGAAATTTTGAGCTGGCGCATAGCCAAATacggcaaaattatttttaacggtttatttcaaaagaaaagcgTATTTCAAAAAACCTAGTTCCATTTTACTGAAGGTAGTACCTTAGCCTTTCCCTGGACAAAAAATGAGCCCAATCGACTTTTTGACTGTGGCCACgaattttggatttttgtttgatttttactgACATTCACTCTTAATATCTATAAGTTACTATAGGGTTCGCTTGTCCAGTATAACAAACCCCAGTGTCATTTATTGAGTCCCTGGGTTTGAGAGACGCTACCAGACAGTCCCTTTTCAAATTTGTGTGTATTCTTTGCAGGTAATAGAGTTATGATCGTTATTGGTGGAGATGATAACTACAAGAACGAAGACGAGGAAGACAGAGAGTTCATTTCACGATGGGCAAGGAGGAAGATATCTTCGCAGTTTGTCGAAGAATTCTTAGATggaaagaagagctttgttttttCCTGGGATACGAAACACAGAGAAATTCACGCGAAAGCACTACTGCATTTCTTTGACCCGAGGAAGAAAGGGCAGAAGTTTGAATATCATCCACCACAACGGCGGGCTGTCACAAAACCCATACCCCCATCTCAAAGGGAAGTGGCTCCATCCACAACTTCGAGGCCGTATCACTCACTACCAGAAAGGCAATCTTCTTTCAAAGGGCTATATTGTTCTTTTGATGAACGAGGGGATCAAAGTTACAGAACTGGAAGAATTAGCGGGGCTTGGCATCAAAGGGCTGACGGATCAACAATGGTTCCAAACCCTTTGAACTCACCTCAAGAAACGCTCTCCTCTATGAGAGAGACACAGATTCCTTCTCGGGAGAAAGGTCCAGAATTCAGTAATAGAGACATTGGTAGACATGGCATCCAAAGCCAAGGGGCTAGACCTAGGGGAACAACGTCGTTCACAAAACAGCCACGGGAAACTAATGGAGGTTAGCAAATTTTACATTCAGCACAGTCTTCAGCCGTTAAGTTTAATGTAATTTTTAAGCAAATAACATCGaacttatgtatttttttagttCTGCCTCTATTTTCAAAGCAATTTTCCGCTGAATCTCTTTCGATAGGTGGAAGATAAGACAAAACGAGGAATCTTTAAAAAGCGGGCAGCCGTTTACCCTTATAAATTGTAAATCTTGGCTACCAATGATAGGTTGAATTTATATCTTTTCACAAGAGAAAAAATCGAAAAGGCGCATGCTGCCATCATGTTGAGCATTAGTTTTGACATATGCAAGCTCTAGTTTGGATCTCTCTTGCCCAACAAAGAGCCAATAACAAACCGATAGTAATGTTTATAATTTTTCCTGGCCTGGCACCAGGCAGACTATCAAAATTACAGAAGCCCACGACCAACAGTGAATTCAGTTAAAAAGGTTGCCCTTCTTCTACCCAAAAGAGTTACAAGACCTTACAATGGAACCAAAATATGGAAGAATTTACCAGAGGAGATCCGAAGTTGTGAGACCCTTGCGTCATTTAAAACTAAAGTCAAATCCTTTCGGCATTAATTACAACATTATTAATAGAGACTGTGttatttaagttttttaatttatcATTATAAGTAATATAAAATTTAACTCAGTTTCagaatactgtaaaattccaaaacggagaaaaaatttgcgtttcaaactcTGCTAGGCTTGTTCTGGGAGGGAAATTACGTTTCAACATCGATTAGGCTAGCTAAATTGGAAGGAAATTTTTGTCAGTAATTTGCGGAAAGTTTTTACTGAAACTGGTCTTGAGGACGTAGATCTTACTAAAACCCAGCCGTGCAAGTACTTTGACTATAAGGAACGAGGAAATCCAAGCTAAGACTTAAGAGTGAACTACGCAAACAGCAATACACTGTGATAATTTTTGAGTGCAATCATTTCGCACTCATAATAGCGGAGCatcatgggtaagaaaattccgtaaactatccatccgagaaattttggttatgacgtcagcgtccgtccgtccgtacggactctccgggtagtggaaagtagaAACGAATTCCTCCTCTCTCCCCTAGAgatttttgtctccttttgtttcaaaaggtTTTAGAGATGATTGCAATCTGTCAACTGAGCAAATGTTTGGGGGGTTTTAGGGGCCGActatttgacttttgagggttTATGGATgatttcggaaaaaaaatatcctgcagactgatttcgagAGGAAAAAGGCATGCAAAGAAATTCCTGGGAAAAATAATATCCTgcgctgaaaaaaaatattactcaTGACGTGTGAGGCTGAAAAAAGAGCTTACACCGTTATATTTGTGGGAAAAAATTTCTAACTCCAGAGGTTGGGGAAAAAATTATTACCTCAACTAAATCGCCCATACCCCCCCTCTCGGGCGAAGAAGCGGATTTGCACTCCTTAGTAAATGTAATccatcaacaaaatggctggcgCGCGTTCATCATGCGGTGGTTTTCAAGactaaagttttgcatttcaagatTGAAAATACGCCGATAAAAGACacaatggaaagagaaagttcaatggaatgctcagttttctttttgtggacaAACGAAAGCTTTTCGCTATGTGATTGTCTTTCGAAGAATTCAACAACCTTGTTTCTACTTGGCGGATCGTAGCACTtggcttgttttgaaccaaCCAAGGCAGCGATGATTTTGAAGTAACTTTAGGTACATTCTGTACTCTATGGTGAAGGCAACTACgtttttaaaagggaatttttgtatttataaaggTTTCATGGACGTTTTCTACGTTTTGACATCGGCgtgaaagaaaaaccacaaaatgtgcatttgaaattgattttttgccgcgtgctcagccgatttaacttgcgtgaacggatccacgatccagttTTTGTTACGCGAATTGCCTTTTAGGATTAACTTAtgggtttttgaaaaaaaaaattcaagaaattaagttatttatctGTCATTGTTTATTCATAACATTAGCTCAAAAAACAACCGTGAGATTTTCAGAAACAATTAAGATGGGCTCCTCCCCTTTCTTGACTTAAGACTGAAGTGCTGTTTTTGTACGTGTTCCATTGATTGctattcattttcttattcattacTTACCATTCAAGAATTTTACAGAGCGTACAATTCAAGAATTTCTGCAGTTTTGCAGTGTGCAGTGGGGTGTCTGTGTCTCTGTCACATGGTTTGGCTTTTCACTTACAAACAGAACATGATGCCAATAGTTGGCACAGTTAGTTTTAACCCTGTAAGTTCTTTTCATTAGTGTCAAAGAAACAAGGACGTTCTAGTTCCTTCTCCTTAAATGCACGCATACTTGTTGCACTTCTCCTTTGAGTATAAAGCCTAAGGCTTGCAGGGAGAGTAAGCAGCACAAAAAGTCTGCCAGCAAGGAGCCAGTGGTCCCGCAGTCACTGGTCAGAATGCAGAATATTACCAGACCAATATCCTAATGCGGTGTAATTCAATAAGCATTCTGTCCTTACTTTCCGGAGTTATCgctattttttaaacattaattcATTAGAAATTTCATGGTTATCATGCATCAACAAGCAAAAGACGGATCGTAACAATGTGGACAGTGTAACAGTGTGGATTTTCTGTTAACAAGTTCTACCTTTTGGGAATTTATAAGTGCACGAATGAATGAGTTCGAatttttaaaactgcaaaatatACCGCAgataaaattaaaaggaaaaaacaggcTTCTTGGTCAATTGCAAAATCGAAAAGGTGCAAAAAAATCACCTGATCTTTAAAATTAAACTCCGCCGCAAAAAAGTGTCACTCGGAAACGCAACAAAGGCTACtttctatttcatttgtttttgtttttaatttttctccaAGCAACATAGTTTCCAAAACAATTATCCTCAGTGAGTTTTTAGAACTTCTGTATCGAGCAACTTACCTATCCGAGAAGCAGCAACACAACATACTTGAGTACAAAGAtgtttaattattacaaatcagGAAAAAAACCAAGCTGTTTCTTAAGACGCCTTTATAATTCTTTTTTAGCGATGTCTACAACAGATCACcactttttatttgttgataGTAGCTTTGCGTAAAAACTGTAGAAATGAACGAAGGCCGGTAAAATGCCTCTGTTGCGGGTGCGGCATTCCGCATATTGCTTGAAAAAGAATCTCTGAACCCTGATTaaactagcctgaatttcatccgattacttcgagtcgttattactccctcagtaacgtctgaatcgaccggccgttaatgccgtccagtgacgtcactactccttgacctttgctttaattcatgcaaaatgtaaaacacgattttcaagtggcaaaccgagaaatatcgtttggaaatgtctgcatgatacagaactgctttattttttccatcgtaattcatgtttaacgtttaaactatcaactgcatgcagtacaactctgaaacggttgtactaaattctctactcggtcgcaatcacgcaatgaaataaacacacccacggaacacttagttcaaaaacacaatgatttgctttaattgaaaagaagctatttggtccttaacgaagaaaaaaacaaggagacaagaaagaaaagctaacagaatcattacacttgacggtaaaaatagcaagaaggtcgaattataacattgatctcagaaaacttcgcgtaagcgaaatcaccggccgcccaaaccacaaagcggctctaaatgaaaaccctaccgactctccgcaatgatccTTCATTCGCAGGTCAATATAACacttcagtttcgaagacaagggcaattttgctgtttaagataaagattaagcttatcgaaacgtttgaactaaacgaaaggatgccagggatgcgatccgctgaatatcaagccccaatcccgctaaaattttaataaaaaatgaggaggaggaggtggaggaggagggggagaataaaaaacattgaggagggaaaacaataaaaatgaggaggagtaggaggaggaggaggaggaaaaataataaaattatggagaagggaaaaaggaaaaaattgaggagggaaataaaattgaaaagggagagggggaAGTAAAACATgacttgctttctttgactgttttaatagatttctttcaaatcgctgtgtatttgactctttttgttttaaacggtatctcgtgtcagattttattgctagcaattattagtcgcgtgttttaattgatccttgttaagttatttgttttataataatacgtcaaggtgctcccttgggtctttcctgtagagcaaatttgtattcaactttgggcttgtgaactcgcataattacctgattaaccgtgcgtgaaacgttgagacttcaatagtttttcatgtcCTCGAGACAGATgggagaaaacagttctgtaatagtcagacgaGTTTACagctcgattcgacttgcatgtttggagtAATCAGGGTGGGTATAGACCGGGCAAGTTTGGGCCGGCCTATTGTTTTCATTGTactagagtgacgctcattagtaaacctaatccaaattagtatgctgTGACGCCATTGACTAGGCACCTAATCCACATAATCCATAGGCACCTAATCCACCTAATCCATCGCGGGGTTAAGTTTCAACATAGTATACTActcctggctaaatctattaagtattaagctgaaatactgCCTTCACTTCTGTGGGAGGGTAAGTTCTCTATCGAAAAAACGTCTTTGTTTTTGTCGAATGCCTATATACTTTGGCCGCTATGAACAAAttctaaataaaaattttttccaTGATGGCGTGTTCAGCTGTTTGTCGTCTTATATCCTAAAACACAGGCTGCTAGAGCATCCGTTTTTTTCGGGTCAAGTTTAGAAACAAACTAGAAACTTGAaccgaaaaaaccggatgctctcgcaggctacctAAGACAGTACTCAAAAATCGTGATGAAAacttttctaaatttttttggaatttagctTCGTTCTAGTCACTCAAACAAACAGCAAAAGCGGTGGAGACATTTCGTCAATAATAGAGCCTGAATGATTCGTTGAAAAGTCTTCcgtaaagactgacatttaagtggaaaaagaccacaaattaaTTGGTCTGTGACGGAATATATCCAATTTGTATAAAGTGTCCTCCGTTTTTAACGTTTGCTTAAGcttatcctttacaaaacaatTTAAGCTCAACAGCGAAAAATTACGCACTTTTGTTATCGCagaacaatccgactgaagcaggaaaatttcttttgcAATAACGAGACAAATTACACGAGACAtaaatttttaagctttttaaattattactcacaaaaacaactgttgccaggtcttctcaagaagccgtaataaCCTGCCATTGTTCGTGAataaatataagtttaaagcaggatgacagtcgtcttcgctaaaaaacacgttttctggatttcgctgAGCAAAACATAagcatcttttcagcaaatctaaaccatactccacgatttcttacgaacatgtgagtattttaactttaggtggaCTTTAAgacttttacttttgtttttcatcgtttttgctcagtttccattgatcgttaacgaataaataagcacATTTCCTTTGTTAGTTTTACTATATACAGaaagaattttcattcaaactagacgattgtggcgtgtttgtaattaatcagccaatagaagcgtttgttattgtgtcgagcgttacgagaattttgcagtcaatatcataggtgacgaattactccttaattttggcgcgaaatttcagcgttaatttgtaatttcacatgtgaaattacaaaattgccgtacgtctcagtgtcaagatggcgacgaagttttaaaatgccgtgaataaAGATGTCAGGGcgcaaaaagacgctttagacaACCTGAACACACAATAAGGATCACATCaggaaggattctaacaggtattttgccgaaaaagtctgaaaaattctgaactttataagccaaatttaagttctaaacatttgagagagtggagttctcgatcgatacgatccagaaaaaacatgtcaaaaatccaagattgctaacgtaattcgtcacccatgatgttaataggtaatcaaatggtacactcgtgaaattattccctaatttcactcgtcaccatttgattacacatactaatcaaaaagcaagcatttttgtcagttatgttataaaagaatttgctcttGCTTTTAGCTGtacgtatatcgagttatggatgcacgtgggaagtttggagagcgctcaagaagctagagttgctctcggcTGCGCCTCGAGCTACTGTTAACGCAATTTCCGTACACTCCAAACTTCCAGCGTGCATCCATTTAACAGTTATccggccgaatgggctattgactcagaggccataagggcgagaggaataattgttttagtaaaatccaactagctggtcaaaaaatatcgagacaaaacaactttagctggttaaagctagactttaatcctttttttgccaccaaaaagccggcggtttcgctactagtgggctataacatatagcctggtagtagctcaaccaatcagaacgcagtgttgacaatagaccactagctggattttactaaaatacaTTACACTCCTGGGCCCAGTtattcgaaggccgattagcgcttaacccgggtttctttttcttgtgttcaaaagcattttctcggataattttctctgttatttttagagcttcaaatcatcaacttgtagataagctttcaaatctgattTAAATTTCGCACTATACCTGGGTTAtccttaacccagctttgaacaactcggccctgttATATACACAGTCTTTTACTCAGAGATATTTAAGACCAGATAAAAGTCGATCTTTGAACTGAATAATTTGTTCCTATACAGTCAAGTGGCCAGCCAGAATTAATCAGTAAAATAGTTACCGCACAACTACTCAGTTGACGACTTTGTTTAATAATACATAAAATATTAtgtatagatggttttcacagtgacgtcatcaaattgtaaagtcaaaatagcgaggttttacgaatttttatttacactaggttgaagataagcaaaaagtaaatcattgaacaagtttccattcccgtagcatgtttcatttcgaaaatacagcaatttgaacttccgagttttcacagtgcctgacaccaaaataggagtGCTGTCTCgctgaaaaaaagtctctcct is a window from the Porites lutea chromosome 10, jaPorLute2.1, whole genome shotgun sequence genome containing:
- the LOC140950714 gene encoding uncharacterized protein, which encodes MSKQLNIYLFNCDRTYKLNVVEDWLKAVAKSSNVVSRYFSLSEMTQLSDRTIPELEMDVAVLVVQAHESRLSINEENAGIGYAKLYRALLEKTGNRVMIVIGGDDNYKNEDEEDREFISRWARRKISSQFVEEFLDGKKSFVFSWDTKHREIHAKALLHFFDPRKKGQKFEYHPPQRRAVTKPIPPSQREGYIVLLMNEGIKVTELEELAGLGIKGLTDQQWFQTL